DNA from Xanthomonas hyacinthi:
CACCGGATACACGATCGGCGCATGGCTGTCGGCGGGGAACACCGCCACCACCCGCACCTTCGGCTCGGCCTTGGCGTCGGAGCCGTAGACGATGCCCAGCGGCGCTTCGCCGCGCGCGACCAGCATCAGCGCGGCGCGCACGCTTTCCGATTCGGCCAGGCGCGCCTGCACGCCGTCCCACTGGCCGAGCGTCTGCAGCGCGGCGCGCGCGTACTTGCCGGCCGGCACGCTGGTGGTCTGGCCGACCGCCAGGCGGCCCTGCGCACCGAGCGCGGCGGCGAGCGCGCCGGGCTTGCGCAGATCGACCTTGGCCGCGCTCGACACCGGCGCCACCAGCACCAGCGTGTTGCCGAGCAGGTTGCGGCGCTGCGCCGGATCGACCAGTTGGCGCTGCTGCAGGTAATCCATCCACTCCAGGTCGGCGGAGAAGAACACGTCCGCCGGCGCGCCTTGCTCCACCTGCCGCGCCAGCGCGGAGCTGGCCGCGTACGAGACCTGCACCGGCGT
Protein-coding regions in this window:
- the modA gene encoding molybdate ABC transporter substrate-binding protein; its protein translation is MSRSLRCLLCLLSLTVAMAMPPALAQTPLTVFAAASLKESLDEAATAYQQSSGTPVQVSYAASSALARQVEQGAPADVFFSADLEWMDYLQQRQLVDPAQRRNLLGNTLVLVAPVSSAAKVDLRKPGALAAALGAQGRLAVGQTTSVPAGKYARAALQTLGQWDGVQARLAESESVRAALMLVARGEAPLGIVYGSDAKAEPKVRVVAVFPADSHAPIVYPVAALRASKHPAAADFVRWLGTPPAQAIFQRRGFSLAH